A region from the Sphingomonas brevis genome encodes:
- a CDS encoding Fur family transcriptional regulator: protein MHRTIDIEQLCADKGLRITEQRKVIARVLGESEDHPDVETLHSRAASIDPNISIATVYRTVRLFEEAGILERHEFGDGRSRYEAASETHHDHLIDVETGNVIEFVDEELELLQKRIAERLGFRLVDHRMELYGVAIDRER, encoded by the coding sequence ATGCATCGTACGATCGACATCGAGCAGCTGTGCGCCGACAAGGGCCTTCGCATTACCGAGCAGCGCAAGGTCATCGCCCGCGTGTTGGGCGAGAGCGAGGATCACCCCGATGTCGAGACGCTTCATTCCAGGGCGGCGTCGATCGACCCCAACATCTCGATAGCCACGGTCTATCGTACCGTTCGCCTGTTCGAGGAAGCGGGAATCCTGGAGCGGCACGAATTTGGCGACGGCCGATCGCGCTATGAGGCGGCATCGGAAACCCATCACGACCATTTGATCGACGTCGAGACCGGCAATGTCATCGAGTTCGTCGACGAAGAACTTGAGCTGCTCCAGAAACGGATCGCCGAGCGGTTGGGGTTCCGCCTGGTCGACCATCGCATGGAGCTTTACGGCGTCGCCATTGACCGCGAGCGCTGA
- a CDS encoding enoyl-CoA hydratase — MANYETILVEKKGAVTLVTLNRPQALNALNSTVLTELIDAFAAYDADPGQRCLVLTGSEKAFAAGADIKEMQAQGFADMYASDFFKGWEKVTATRKPWIAAVGGFALGGGCEVAMMADFIIAADSAKFGQPEIKLGVSPGMGGSQRLTWAIGKAKAMEMCLTGRMMGAEEAERSGLVAKVVPAADLLNEALKTAETIASMAPLAAIANKEMVNAAFEMGLAQGINFERRLFHGLFGTEDQKEGMTAFVDKRPGNWTGR; from the coding sequence TTGGCGAATTACGAAACGATCCTGGTCGAAAAGAAGGGCGCGGTGACCCTGGTCACCTTGAACCGCCCGCAGGCGCTCAACGCACTCAACTCGACCGTACTCACGGAACTGATCGACGCCTTTGCCGCCTATGACGCCGATCCCGGCCAGCGCTGCCTGGTCCTGACCGGGTCGGAAAAGGCCTTCGCCGCCGGCGCCGACATCAAGGAGATGCAGGCCCAGGGCTTCGCCGACATGTATGCGTCGGACTTCTTCAAGGGCTGGGAAAAGGTCACCGCGACCCGAAAGCCGTGGATCGCCGCGGTCGGCGGTTTCGCCCTAGGCGGGGGCTGCGAAGTGGCGATGATGGCCGACTTCATCATTGCCGCCGACAGCGCCAAATTCGGCCAGCCCGAAATCAAGCTAGGCGTGTCGCCCGGCATGGGCGGGTCTCAGCGGCTGACCTGGGCGATCGGCAAGGCCAAGGCGATGGAAATGTGCCTGACCGGCCGGATGATGGGTGCCGAGGAAGCCGAACGCAGCGGCCTGGTCGCCAAGGTCGTCCCTGCCGCCGACCTCCTGAACGAGGCGCTGAAAACCGCCGAGACGATTGCGTCGATGGCGCCGCTGGCTGCCATCGCCAACAAGGAAATGGTCAACGCCGCGTTCGAAATGGGCCTGGCCCAGGGGATCAACTTCGAGCGGCGGCTGTTCCATGGCCTGTTCGGCACCGAGGATCAGAAGGAAGGCATGACCGCCTTCGTCGACAAGCGCCCGGGCAATTGGACGGGGCGTTAA
- a CDS encoding enoyl-CoA hydratase/isomerase family protein, giving the protein MNLMTELSSDVLCQKEGLAGRLRLNRPKALHSLNRQMVRDMASALIEWRNDPDVRIILIDHTEGRGFCAGGDVVDISLNVEGADAAARAFFFDEYRLNHLEYTYPKPGVAFMDGITMGGGVGIACPCRFRVATERTVLAMPETTIGIFPDVGGGRYLSRLRGRLAQFLALTGARLDGAECKALRLATHYIHSDRLEEAKERIMAQPFRVEAILDELSEDEIPPARIKSNIQKIDRYFASDRLEGILDALDAGSDEGDEWAATEAATIRKKSPMACKVSLKLLQESPYQLHFVDEMRMEYGIMVRLIHHPDFKEGVRALLIDKDNAPNWHPTRPEVIGDAEVEAFFEPLPIEEQWRPFDF; this is encoded by the coding sequence ATGAATTTGATGACTGAGCTAAGCAGCGACGTTCTCTGCCAGAAGGAAGGGCTCGCAGGCCGCCTCCGCCTCAACCGGCCCAAGGCGCTGCACAGCCTCAACCGCCAGATGGTGCGCGACATGGCCAGCGCCCTGATCGAGTGGCGCAACGACCCTGACGTCCGCATCATCCTCATCGATCATACCGAGGGCCGCGGCTTCTGCGCCGGCGGCGACGTGGTCGACATCAGCCTCAACGTCGAGGGTGCCGATGCCGCCGCCCGCGCCTTTTTCTTCGACGAATATCGGCTCAATCACCTCGAATATACCTACCCCAAACCGGGCGTCGCCTTCATGGACGGCATCACCATGGGCGGCGGGGTCGGAATTGCCTGCCCCTGCCGCTTCCGCGTCGCCACGGAGCGGACCGTGCTGGCCATGCCCGAGACGACCATCGGCATCTTCCCAGACGTCGGCGGCGGCCGCTACCTGTCGAGACTGCGTGGGCGGTTGGCCCAATTCCTGGCGCTGACCGGGGCGCGGCTCGACGGGGCGGAATGCAAGGCGCTGAGGCTCGCCACCCATTACATCCACTCCGATCGGCTCGAAGAGGCGAAGGAACGGATTATGGCCCAGCCGTTCCGGGTCGAAGCGATACTCGACGAGCTTTCTGAAGATGAAATCCCGCCGGCGCGGATCAAGTCCAACATCCAGAAGATCGACCGCTATTTCGCGTCCGACCGGCTGGAAGGAATTCTCGATGCGCTCGATGCCGGGTCCGACGAAGGCGACGAGTGGGCCGCAACGGAAGCGGCGACCATCCGCAAGAAATCGCCGATGGCCTGCAAGGTCAGCTTGAAGCTGCTGCAGGAAAGCCCCTACCAGCTCCACTTCGTCGATGAGATGCGGATGGAATATGGCATCATGGTCCGCCTGATCCACCATCCTGATTTCAAGGAGGGCGTCCGCGCCCTGCTGATCGACAAGGACAATGCCCCCAACTGGCACCCGACCCGGCCCGAGGTAATCGGCGACGCGGAGGTCGAGGCATTTTTCGAGCCGCTGCCGATCGAGGAACAGTGGCGGCCGTTCGATTTTTGA
- the rimI gene encoding ribosomal protein S18-alanine N-acetyltransferase, translated as MRRGGADELDEVMEVMTAAFQPCFGEAWTRSQCAGILPMHGVSLTLAEQGGQVAGFSLVRAVADEAELLLLAVDPSEQRRGIGQALLDDFIATALAGGAHRLHLEVRDGNPAVELYCTSGFSQVGRRRNYYHGPDGQSHDAVTLALVD; from the coding sequence TTGCGTCGGGGCGGCGCCGACGAGCTCGACGAGGTCATGGAGGTCATGACTGCCGCCTTCCAGCCCTGTTTCGGAGAGGCCTGGACCCGCTCGCAATGCGCCGGGATCCTGCCGATGCACGGCGTGTCGCTGACGCTTGCCGAACAAGGGGGACAGGTAGCCGGCTTCTCACTGGTCCGGGCAGTCGCGGATGAAGCCGAGCTGCTTTTGCTTGCGGTCGATCCCTCGGAACAAAGGCGCGGGATTGGCCAGGCATTGCTCGATGACTTTATCGCGACTGCATTGGCCGGCGGGGCACACCGATTGCACCTTGAGGTTCGCGACGGAAATCCGGCGGTAGAGCTTTATTGCACGTCTGGATTTAGCCAGGTCGGCCGCCGCCGAAACTATTATCATGGCCCTGACGGTCAAAGTCACGACGCCGTCACACTGGCGCTGGTCGACTAA
- the miaB gene encoding tRNA (N6-isopentenyl adenosine(37)-C2)-methylthiotransferase MiaB, with product MTEIPKTYRVKSFGCQMNVYDGERMAELLGAEGMRAAADGEDADLVVLNTCHIREKAAEKAYSDVGRLRREDGSKPMIALAGCVAQAEGAEARTRSSMIDLVVGPQAYHRLPEMVAEVAKGHRPVDTDMPAISKFGALPARRKVGPSAFLTVQEGCDKFCTYCVVPYTRGAEISRPFADVVAEARSLVDSGAREITVLGQNVNAYEGGLDRLIREIAKIDGLERIRYTTSHPTDMTDALIAAHAEVDKLMPYLHLPVQSGSDPILKAMNRSHSAESYLRTIEKVRAARPDIAISGDFIVGFPGETDEDFTATLSIVDSVRYASAYSFKFSARPGTPAAQMEGAVAQEVMDDRLQRLQARIAEHSLAFNRATIGSDTQILIERKGRLAGQMIGKSPWLQSVFVETGAEIGDMLDVTIAQALPNSLGGVIRSAKAA from the coding sequence ATGACAGAGATTCCTAAGACTTACCGCGTCAAAAGTTTCGGTTGCCAGATGAACGTCTACGATGGCGAGCGGATGGCCGAGCTGCTCGGCGCCGAGGGTATGCGCGCGGCCGCCGATGGAGAAGACGCCGATCTGGTTGTGCTCAATACGTGCCACATCCGCGAGAAGGCGGCCGAAAAAGCCTATTCGGATGTCGGTCGCCTGCGCCGCGAGGATGGCAGCAAGCCGATGATCGCACTGGCCGGCTGCGTCGCACAGGCCGAAGGTGCCGAAGCCAGGACACGCTCTTCGATGATCGACCTGGTAGTCGGGCCGCAGGCCTATCACCGCTTGCCCGAAATGGTGGCGGAGGTCGCCAAAGGGCATCGACCCGTAGATACCGACATGCCGGCCATTTCCAAGTTTGGCGCGCTACCTGCCCGCCGAAAGGTCGGTCCGAGCGCCTTCCTCACCGTGCAGGAAGGCTGTGACAAATTCTGCACCTATTGCGTGGTGCCTTACACCCGCGGCGCGGAAATCAGCCGCCCGTTCGCCGACGTGGTCGCCGAAGCTCGGTCGCTGGTCGACAGCGGCGCACGCGAAATCACCGTGCTTGGCCAGAATGTGAACGCTTATGAAGGCGGACTCGACCGCCTGATCCGGGAAATCGCCAAGATCGACGGGCTGGAGCGGATCCGCTACACCACCAGTCATCCAACCGACATGACCGACGCGCTGATTGCCGCCCATGCCGAGGTCGACAAGCTGATGCCCTACCTTCACCTGCCGGTGCAGTCTGGCAGCGATCCGATCCTGAAGGCGATGAACCGCAGCCACAGCGCCGAATCCTATCTCCGGACGATCGAGAAAGTGCGCGCAGCGCGGCCGGATATCGCCATCAGCGGCGACTTCATCGTCGGTTTTCCGGGCGAGACTGATGAAGATTTCACGGCGACGCTATCCATCGTCGATTCCGTGCGTTACGCTTCGGCCTACAGTTTCAAGTTTAGCGCCCGCCCGGGCACTCCGGCGGCGCAGATGGAAGGAGCGGTGGCGCAAGAGGTGATGGACGACAGATTGCAGCGGCTCCAGGCCCGCATCGCCGAGCACAGCCTCGCCTTCAACCGCGCCACGATCGGCAGCGACACCCAAATCCTGATCGAACGCAAGGGCCGCCTGGCCGGCCAGATGATCGGCAAGTCGCCCTGGCTGCAGTCAGTGTTCGTCGAAACTGGCGCCGAGATCGGCGACATGCTCGATGTCACCATCGCCCAGGCGCTTCCCAACAGCCTTGGCGGAGTCATCCGCTCGGCAAAGGCAGCCTGA
- the mmsB gene encoding 3-hydroxyisobutyrate dehydrogenase, translated as MARVAFIGLGHMGGGMAPNLAKAGHEVRAFDLSEEALAHAVERGCKRAKSTDEAVEDADAVVTMLPAGKHVAEVYRSHVFGKAPKSAILIDCSTIDVATAKAVEEEAQGQGYTMVDAPVSGGIAAAEGGTLTFMVGGGEQGFQQAREYLEKMGKAVIHAGEAGSGQAAKICNNMLLGASMAATCEAFVLAQKLGLDLQTFYDISSKASGQSWSMTSYCPVPGVGPETPADRGYEGGFAAALMLKDLKLAMEAAQKAGAYTPMGGEAADLFQRFVDRGGGNKDFSALIKMIDDSWKTPEGEKHVEPPVTALD; from the coding sequence ATGGCACGCGTCGCATTTATCGGGCTGGGGCATATGGGCGGGGGCATGGCGCCAAATCTGGCCAAGGCGGGGCATGAGGTCCGCGCCTTCGACCTCAGCGAGGAAGCGTTGGCCCATGCGGTCGAGCGCGGCTGCAAGCGCGCCAAATCGACCGACGAGGCGGTCGAGGATGCCGACGCGGTCGTCACCATGCTTCCCGCCGGCAAGCATGTCGCCGAAGTCTACCGCAGCCATGTGTTCGGCAAGGCGCCGAAAAGCGCGATCCTGATCGATTGTTCGACGATCGACGTCGCCACCGCCAAGGCGGTCGAGGAGGAAGCCCAAGGCCAGGGCTATACCATGGTCGACGCGCCTGTTTCCGGCGGCATCGCCGCCGCCGAGGGCGGCACGTTGACCTTCATGGTCGGCGGAGGCGAACAGGGTTTCCAGCAGGCCCGCGAATATCTGGAAAAAATGGGCAAGGCGGTGATCCACGCCGGCGAGGCCGGATCCGGCCAGGCCGCGAAGATCTGCAACAATATGCTGCTTGGCGCATCGATGGCAGCAACCTGTGAGGCCTTCGTGCTGGCCCAGAAGCTCGGGCTCGACCTTCAGACCTTTTACGACATTTCGTCCAAGGCCAGCGGCCAGAGCTGGTCGATGACCAGCTACTGCCCGGTTCCCGGCGTCGGTCCCGAGACGCCGGCCGACCGCGGCTATGAGGGCGGGTTCGCCGCGGCGCTGATGCTCAAGGATCTGAAGCTGGCGATGGAGGCGGCACAGAAAGCCGGCGCCTATACGCCGATGGGGGGCGAGGCGGCGGACTTGTTCCAGCGCTTCGTCGACCGGGGCGGCGGAAACAAGGATTTTTCGGCGCTGATCAAGATGATCGACGACAGTTGGAAAACGCCCGAGGGGGAAAAGCATGTCGAACCGCCCGTCACCGCGCTTGATTAA
- the tsaB gene encoding tRNA (adenosine(37)-N6)-threonylcarbamoyltransferase complex dimerization subunit type 1 TsaB, with the protein MILALDTSTTACTAALLERDGTIVASRDELIGRGHAERLVPMIKEMLDGHVPSKILVGVGPGSFTGLRVGIAAAHGMAIGWSVPLSGMNSLALLAASAPAGEGKVAAAIAGGHGELFVQTFDRKKLTATGPVLNLTPEAAARKVDAPLVVGSGSEALVEARRDGEALPLLPTASRALALPELLRSLECKPIYARAPDARAPKDLVGAA; encoded by the coding sequence TTGATCCTTGCGCTCGACACGTCGACCACCGCCTGCACCGCCGCCTTGCTCGAGCGGGACGGGACGATCGTCGCTTCGCGCGACGAGCTGATCGGGCGCGGGCATGCCGAGCGGCTGGTACCGATGATCAAGGAAATGCTTGATGGCCATGTCCCATCGAAGATCCTGGTCGGCGTCGGCCCTGGCAGTTTCACTGGGCTTCGCGTCGGCATTGCTGCCGCGCACGGAATGGCGATCGGCTGGAGCGTGCCTCTGTCAGGAATGAACAGCCTGGCGCTGCTCGCCGCTTCCGCCCCGGCCGGCGAAGGCAAGGTTGCCGCCGCAATTGCCGGCGGCCATGGCGAATTGTTCGTCCAGACTTTCGATCGCAAAAAGCTGACCGCGACCGGCCCGGTCCTCAATCTGACGCCGGAAGCGGCAGCGAGGAAAGTCGACGCTCCGTTGGTCGTTGGCAGCGGCTCCGAAGCGCTGGTCGAGGCCCGGCGCGACGGCGAAGCGCTGCCGCTTCTGCCGACCGCGAGCAGGGCCCTTGCCTTGCCGGAATTGCTGCGCAGCCTGGAGTGCAAGCCGATTTATGCCAGAGCCCCCGACGCGCGAGCGCCAAAGGATCTGGTTGGGGCCGCATGA
- a CDS encoding lysophospholipid acyltransferase family protein has translation MFGLRLAGLIALLLAFVPPHLLTKWVGGRSNWPRRFLYWGALTIGVRPHVQGKPIEAHSFIIANHLSWLDILILGGWTGTAFIAKAEVEQTPLIGWIADQNRTLYVERSARGEVHHQVKRIAAALSHDQPLTVFPEGTTGNGRKLLPFRSTLMEAVAPPPPRVSVRPVAVDYGSFADVVGWHSGEGGIANFKRVLGHRGTMVMTVHLLDPLPPAEDRKALARLAHSAIAASLSSLAAPEAL, from the coding sequence TTGTTCGGGCTGCGCCTGGCAGGCCTCATTGCCTTGCTCCTCGCCTTCGTTCCGCCGCACCTGCTGACGAAATGGGTCGGCGGCCGTTCCAATTGGCCAAGGCGCTTTCTTTACTGGGGGGCGCTGACCATTGGGGTTCGGCCCCATGTCCAGGGCAAGCCGATCGAAGCGCACAGCTTCATCATTGCCAATCATTTGAGTTGGCTCGACATACTGATCCTCGGCGGCTGGACCGGCACTGCCTTCATCGCCAAGGCGGAGGTCGAACAGACGCCGCTGATAGGCTGGATCGCCGACCAGAACCGCACCCTTTATGTCGAGCGCTCGGCACGAGGCGAAGTCCATCACCAGGTAAAGCGGATCGCAGCCGCGCTGAGCCATGACCAGCCGCTCACCGTCTTTCCCGAAGGCACCACGGGCAACGGCCGCAAGCTGTTGCCGTTCCGCTCTACCCTGATGGAGGCGGTCGCGCCGCCCCCGCCCCGCGTCTCGGTTCGCCCGGTCGCGGTCGATTATGGCAGCTTTGCCGATGTCGTCGGTTGGCACAGCGGCGAAGGCGGTATCGCCAACTTCAAGCGGGTGCTCGGCCACCGTGGCACGATGGTGATGACCGTCCATCTACTCGACCCGCTGCCGCCCGCCGAAGACCGCAAGGCGCTGGCGCGCCTTGCTCATTCGGCGATCGCCGCCTCCCTCTCTTCCTTGGCCGCGCCGGAGGCCCTATAG
- a CDS encoding NifU family protein, translated as MLIEIEKTPNPATRKFLPGRTVMEMGGRDFPNADAADASPLAEALFSTGMVDGVYFGRDFVSVSAAPTVEWDQLEPEVLSVLLDHFMLDAPLFKQGTAAGIEIAADEAPTIEEDPADADIIEQIKELLDTRVRPAVAQDGGDIVYRGYKDGKLYLGMQGACSGCPSSTVTLKRGVESLIKHYVPEVETIEAV; from the coding sequence ATGCTGATCGAGATCGAAAAGACGCCCAACCCGGCGACCCGCAAGTTCCTGCCTGGCCGCACCGTGATGGAAATGGGCGGGCGCGACTTTCCCAATGCCGACGCCGCCGATGCCAGCCCGCTGGCCGAGGCGCTGTTTTCGACCGGCATGGTCGACGGAGTCTATTTCGGCCGTGATTTCGTTTCAGTCTCCGCCGCGCCGACGGTCGAATGGGACCAGCTTGAGCCCGAAGTCCTCTCCGTCCTGCTCGATCATTTCATGCTCGATGCGCCCCTGTTCAAACAGGGCACGGCCGCCGGCATCGAGATTGCCGCCGACGAGGCGCCGACGATCGAGGAAGATCCCGCCGACGCGGACATCATCGAGCAGATCAAGGAATTGCTGGATACCCGTGTCCGCCCAGCGGTCGCCCAGGACGGCGGCGACATTGTCTATCGCGGCTATAAAGACGGAAAGCTTTATCTCGGCATGCAGGGCGCCTGCTCAGGCTGCCCGTCATCGACCGTCACACTGAAGCGTGGCGTCGAAAGCCTGATCAAGCACTACGTCCCTGAAGTCGAGACGATCGAAGCCGTCTGA
- the ybeY gene encoding rRNA maturation RNase YbeY, producing the protein MLEIAIDTDGEWDSSTGWDGLARAAAAAAIAESAFPQLGTSERTVELSIRLAGDAEVHALNSEWRGKDKPTNVLSFPMAEAEELADGGAAGPELMLGDIILARGICAAEAQQKSIPLESHAAHLMVHGTLHLLGYDHMDEASAADMEAREVRALARMGISDPYEGER; encoded by the coding sequence ATGCTTGAGATCGCCATCGATACCGACGGAGAATGGGACAGTAGCACCGGCTGGGACGGGCTTGCCCGTGCCGCCGCCGCCGCCGCCATTGCCGAAAGCGCATTCCCCCAGCTGGGGACCAGCGAACGAACCGTCGAACTGTCGATCCGCCTCGCCGGCGACGCCGAAGTTCATGCGCTGAACTCCGAATGGCGCGGCAAGGACAAGCCGACCAACGTCCTGTCCTTCCCAATGGCCGAGGCCGAAGAGCTCGCTGACGGTGGCGCTGCCGGGCCCGAACTGATGCTGGGCGATATCATCCTCGCCCGCGGGATCTGCGCCGCCGAAGCCCAGCAAAAATCCATTCCGCTCGAAAGCCACGCCGCCCATTTGATGGTCCATGGCACGCTCCACCTGCTCGGCTATGACCATATGGATGAAGCCAGCGCTGCCGACATGGAAGCGCGCGAAGTGCGCGCGCTAGCACGGATGGGCATATCCGACCCGTACGAGGGCGAGCGCTGA
- a CDS encoding PhoH family protein: MAKRELSAANLDSRIEGRARLELEFEQPYLLGPLFGDYDRHLIMIEDRLGVNIAARGNRVMIEGDPDAAARARDVLTGLYNRLDQGQDVDAAAVEALIGMANQPALDGIIADEVASPPSVMIRTRKKTIVPRSTVQTRYMECLARDDMIFALGPAGTGKTYLAVAQAVSQLVSGSVDRLILSRPAVEAGERLGFLPGDMKEKVDPYLRPLYDALYDMLPTEQVERRIASGEIEIAPIAFMRGRTLNDAFIILDEAQNTTPQQMKMFLTRFGMRSRMVICGDPNQTDLPPGVTSGLADAVSKLEGIPKLSMVRFSAADVVRHPLVGRIVEAYEGPGPGNLGR; this comes from the coding sequence ATGGCCAAGCGCGAACTGTCCGCCGCGAACCTCGACTCCCGGATCGAAGGACGCGCCCGGCTCGAGCTGGAGTTCGAGCAGCCCTATCTGCTCGGCCCGCTGTTCGGCGATTATGACCGCCACCTGATCATGATCGAGGACCGGCTTGGCGTGAATATCGCCGCGCGCGGCAACCGGGTGATGATCGAGGGCGATCCCGATGCCGCCGCCCGCGCCCGCGACGTGCTCACCGGCCTCTATAACCGGCTCGACCAGGGCCAGGACGTCGATGCGGCCGCGGTCGAAGCGCTGATCGGAATGGCTAACCAGCCCGCGCTCGACGGGATAATCGCCGACGAGGTCGCCTCGCCCCCGAGCGTCATGATCCGGACGCGCAAGAAGACGATCGTTCCGCGCTCGACCGTCCAGACCCGCTACATGGAATGCCTGGCTCGCGACGACATGATCTTCGCGCTTGGGCCGGCGGGTACCGGAAAGACCTATCTCGCGGTCGCCCAAGCGGTCTCGCAGCTCGTCTCGGGCAGCGTCGATCGACTGATTCTTTCGCGTCCGGCAGTCGAAGCCGGAGAGCGGCTGGGCTTCCTGCCCGGCGACATGAAGGAAAAGGTCGATCCGTATCTCCGGCCGCTCTACGACGCGCTTTACGACATGCTGCCGACCGAGCAGGTCGAGCGGCGCATCGCCAGCGGCGAGATCGAAATCGCCCCGATCGCGTTCATGCGCGGCCGCACGCTGAACGACGCGTTCATCATCCTCGATGAGGCGCAGAACACCACGCCGCAGCAGATGAAGATGTTCCTCACCCGTTTCGGCATGCGCAGCCGAATGGTGATTTGCGGCGATCCCAACCAGACCGACCTGCCGCCAGGCGTGACGTCCGGCCTGGCCGATGCCGTGTCGAAGCTCGAAGGAATACCTAAACTGTCGATGGTCCGGTTCAGCGCCGCCGACGTCGTCCGCCATCCGCTGGTCGGCAGGATCGTCGAAGCTTATGAGGGACCTGGGCCAGGGAATTTGGGGCGGTGA
- a CDS encoding MucR family transcriptional regulator — protein MTNEGNDDTLITLTADIVAAHVSNNSVAVNDLPQLIQNVHGALAQLSGASSAAEAKPEPKVPIRSSIKPDYIVCLEDGKRLKMLKRHLMTHYQMTPDQYRQKWGLAADYPMVAPNYAEQRRTLAKSIGLGTKRRKPKK, from the coding sequence ATGACCAATGAAGGCAATGATGACACGCTCATCACGCTGACCGCCGACATCGTCGCGGCCCATGTCAGCAACAATAGCGTTGCGGTCAACGACCTGCCGCAACTAATCCAGAACGTTCATGGCGCACTGGCACAACTGTCGGGCGCAAGCTCGGCCGCAGAAGCCAAGCCCGAACCCAAGGTTCCGATCCGCTCATCGATCAAGCCTGACTATATTGTCTGCCTTGAAGACGGGAAACGACTTAAGATGCTGAAACGGCATCTGATGACTCATTATCAAATGACTCCGGATCAATATCGGCAGAAGTGGGGCCTGGCCGCGGACTATCCGATGGTCGCGCCCAATTACGCCGAGCAGCGGCGGACGCTGGCCAAATCGATTGGCCTTGGCACCAAGCGGCGGAAGCCGAAGAAGTAA
- a CDS encoding hemolysin family protein has translation MATRNEDEGGSRLWRGMRSLLFGEAHEETLRDQIEDAIDEAEDEPIKRGDLSPTERQMLRNLLHFGDRTVGEIAVTRGDIVSVPSTISFDGLVAAFAEAEHSRLPVTGGDLDEVIGMIHIKDVFKARLDAEHPRTIASLLRTPLFVPESMGVLDLLARMRTERLHLAIVVDEFGGTEGLVTIEDVVEEIVGEIEDEHDTEEAGMLALLEDGLWEADARVELEELAKVVDPRLATEDDEVDTLGGLIFLLTGRIPAKGESILHSSGWRLEAIDSDPRRIVRVRLHAPEPVIEAVQAEK, from the coding sequence ATGGCGACCCGCAACGAGGATGAAGGCGGCTCCAGGCTGTGGCGCGGAATGCGGTCGCTGCTGTTCGGGGAGGCGCACGAGGAGACGCTTCGCGACCAGATCGAGGACGCGATCGACGAGGCAGAGGATGAGCCGATCAAGCGCGGCGACCTGTCGCCGACCGAGCGGCAAATGCTTCGCAACCTGCTGCACTTCGGTGATCGGACGGTAGGCGAGATTGCCGTTACCCGCGGCGACATCGTGTCCGTTCCCTCCACGATCAGCTTCGACGGGCTCGTCGCCGCCTTCGCCGAGGCCGAGCACAGCCGCCTTCCCGTGACGGGTGGCGACCTGGATGAAGTGATTGGGATGATCCACATCAAGGATGTGTTCAAAGCGCGCCTCGACGCCGAGCATCCACGGACCATTGCATCGCTTCTCCGGACCCCCCTGTTTGTCCCGGAATCGATGGGCGTGCTCGACCTGCTCGCCCGGATGCGGACCGAACGGCTCCATCTGGCGATCGTCGTCGACGAATTCGGCGGCACCGAGGGACTGGTGACGATCGAGGATGTGGTCGAGGAAATCGTCGGCGAGATCGAGGACGAACACGACACCGAGGAAGCGGGGATGCTGGCCCTGCTCGAAGACGGGCTGTGGGAAGCCGACGCCCGGGTCGAGCTGGAAGAACTTGCCAAGGTGGTCGACCCGCGCCTGGCTACCGAGGACGACGAAGTCGATACGCTTGGCGGGCTGATATTCCTGCTCACCGGTCGAATTCCGGCGAAGGGCGAATCCATACTTCACTCATCGGGTTGGAGGCTGGAAGCGATCGACAGCGACCCTCGCCGGATTGTCCGGGTCCGGCTTCACGCTCCCGAGCCAGTGATCGAGGCAGTCCAGGCGGAAAAGTAG